ATAGCTCACGACAGCGAGCGATCACAGCGTCATATTGCTCTACGGTATTGGACATGTGCGGTCTAATTTTGCGTAAATTTCGGTTTTCTTGATCAAATACACCGCATGATGAGCTCGCTTAATATTAACGGTAAACTTCTGGATCTGCAAATCCCTGTCGTGATGGGAATTATTAATTGTACCCCAGACTCCTTTTATGATGGAGGAGCAACCTTGACGGTGGACCATGCTTTGCGTCAAACAGAAAAAATGATCCATGAAGGAGCAAAAATTATTGATGTAGGCGGTTATAGCAGTAGACCCGACGGGCAGGATATTTCGGTAGAGGAAGAAAAAAGTCGCGTTCTTCCCGTTATTGAAGCCATTGCAAAACGGTTTGAAGTAGGGCTGAGTTGTGATAGCTTTCGCGAAAGCGTAATAACACAAGCCCTATCCCACGGTGCAAACATCGTGAATGACATAAGCGCTGGTAAACTGGACGAGGAGATGCTGGAAACGGTGGGAAGCGCTCAAGTACCTTATATCATGATGCACATGAGGGGAACGCCTCAGACCATGAAATCTTTGACCAATTATGAAAATCTCATCACCGATATCAATCTGTACTTCTCTAAACGTATCGCGGCCGCTCGGTCTCATGGAATCAATGATATTGTGATCGATGCTGGTTTTGGGTTTGCAAAAACGGTAGAACAAAATTATGAATTACTCAAAAAAATGAATCTGCTTAAAGCTCATGACGTTCCCATTCTCGCAGGCTTGTCCAGAAAATCCATGATATATAAGACGCTTGGGATTGAGGCAAAAGATGCGCTGAATGGAACCACCGCGCTTCATATGGTGGCACTTCAAAAGGGTGCTTCTATATTAAGAGTTCATGATGTGAAAGAAGCGGTGGAGACCATTCAGCTTTTTCAGGCTCTTCAAAAATATGCCTAAATGCCAATGTAGTGGCCAGTATTTCTTAGAAATACGGCATTGTTTTTAAGTTTATTTTTAGATTTGAATTTACCCTATGGAGCTTCCCTCGTTTAGAATTTATGATCTGATTGATATTGTACTGTTTGCGGTGCTGATCTACTATTTATATCGATTGGTAAAGGGAACTGCGGCAATCAATATCTTTATAGGGATCGTGATCATCTATTTGTTTTATGAGGTGACACTTTTCCTTGAAATGGAAATGCTTTCTAAAGCTTTGGGAACTTTTACGGGAGCTGGAGTATTTGCCCTAATCGTAGTTTTTCAACAAGAGATACGCCGA
This genomic interval from Nonlabens spongiae contains the following:
- the folP gene encoding dihydropteroate synthase; this translates as MSSLNINGKLLDLQIPVVMGIINCTPDSFYDGGATLTVDHALRQTEKMIHEGAKIIDVGGYSSRPDGQDISVEEEKSRVLPVIEAIAKRFEVGLSCDSFRESVITQALSHGANIVNDISAGKLDEEMLETVGSAQVPYIMMHMRGTPQTMKSLTNYENLITDINLYFSKRIAAARSHGINDIVIDAGFGFAKTVEQNYELLKKMNLLKAHDVPILAGLSRKSMIYKTLGIEAKDALNGTTALHMVALQKGASILRVHDVKEAVETIQLFQALQKYA